Proteins from one Coffea arabica cultivar ET-39 chromosome 8c, Coffea Arabica ET-39 HiFi, whole genome shotgun sequence genomic window:
- the LOC113707107 gene encoding remorin — MGEKQAEHVEPEQETSAPLALSPAASKESSPQALAPASAASKESSPEEKPPKHDSSEKALVPIEKPVFIAEKRAEHREDEKNKVDPKDRDAALARVELEKRLALIKAWEESEKAKADNKAYKKLSSIGAWENTKKASVEVELKLIEEEFEKKKAKAAERMKNKMAEIHRKSEEKRAMVEAKRGEDILKVEETAAKFRSTGNVPKKLFACFGS, encoded by the exons ATGGGAGAAAAACAAGCTGAGCATGTTGAGCCAGAACAGGAGACATCAGCTCCTCTGGCTTTGTCCCCAGCAGCTTCTAAAGAATCCTCCCCTCAGGCTTTGGCCCCGGCCTCAGCAGCTTCTAAAGAATCCTCCCCTGAAGAAAAACCCCCAAAGCATGACTCATCTGAGAAGGCCCTTGTTCCAATCGAGAAACCGGTTTTTATTGCAGAAA AGCGTGCAGAACACCGTGAAGATGAAAAGAACAAGGTGGATCCCAAGGACAGAG ATGCTGCTCTGGCACGAGTAGAATTGGAGAAAAGATTGGCTTTGATAAAAGCCTGGGAAGAAAGTGAAAAAGCTAAAGCAGATAACAA GGCTTATAAAAAGTTGTCTTCCATTGGTGCATGGGAGAACACAAAAAAAGCATCAGTAGAGGTGGAACTAAAGCTGATTGAG GAAGAATTTGAGAAGAAGAAGGCCAAAGCTGCAGAAaggatgaaaaataaaatggcCGAAATTCACAGGAAATCTGAGGAAAAGAGGGCAATGGTTGAAGCAAAACGAGGAGAGGATATTCTCAAGGTCGAGGAAACGGCAGCCAAATTCCGCTCAACTGGCAACGTCCCAAAGAAGTTATTCGCATGCTTCGGTTCCTAA